A stretch of Plesiomonas shigelloides DNA encodes these proteins:
- the trmA gene encoding tRNA (uridine(54)-C5)-methyltransferase TrmA, whose product MTPGTLPVEQYDAQLAEKTSRLQALMAEFTPPAPEVFASEHQHYRMRAEFRIWHDGDDLYHIVFDQETKQRIRVDQFPAASKLINRLMPALLDQLRHNPVLRNKLFQIDYLSTLSNQVVVSLLYHKKLDEQWQHDARHLRDALRCEGFNLQLIGRATKQKIMLDHDYVDETLLVKGKEMIYRQVENSFTQPNAVVNMHMLDWAVDVTAGAQGDLLELYCGNGNFSLALARNFNRVLATEIAKPSVEAAQFNIAANKLDNVQIIRMSAEDFTQAMQGVREFNRLKGIDLKSYQCNTIFVDPPRSGLDDETVKLVQGYERILYISCNPETLRDNLRVLSQTHEIQRLALFDQFPYTHHMESGVLLVRRSAA is encoded by the coding sequence ATGACCCCCGGTACTTTACCCGTCGAACAATACGATGCGCAGCTAGCGGAGAAAACCTCGCGCCTGCAGGCGCTGATGGCCGAATTTACCCCGCCGGCACCGGAGGTGTTTGCCTCGGAGCATCAACACTATCGCATGCGGGCAGAGTTTCGGATCTGGCATGACGGTGATGATCTGTACCACATCGTCTTTGATCAAGAGACCAAACAGCGTATTCGGGTGGATCAATTTCCTGCCGCCAGTAAGCTGATCAACCGCTTGATGCCAGCGCTACTGGATCAGCTCCGCCACAATCCGGTGCTGCGCAATAAGCTGTTCCAGATTGACTACCTGTCCACCTTAAGCAATCAGGTGGTGGTGTCTTTGCTGTATCACAAAAAACTGGATGAGCAGTGGCAACATGACGCACGCCATCTGCGCGATGCACTGCGCTGTGAAGGCTTTAACCTGCAATTGATTGGCCGCGCCACTAAGCAAAAAATCATGCTGGATCACGATTACGTAGACGAAACCCTGCTGGTGAAGGGCAAAGAGATGATCTACCGTCAGGTGGAAAACAGCTTTACCCAGCCGAACGCGGTCGTGAACATGCACATGCTGGATTGGGCGGTAGATGTCACTGCGGGCGCACAAGGTGATTTGCTGGAGCTGTACTGCGGCAACGGTAATTTCTCTTTGGCCTTAGCACGCAACTTCAACCGCGTACTGGCGACCGAGATTGCCAAGCCGTCAGTAGAAGCGGCGCAGTTCAATATCGCGGCTAATAAGCTGGATAATGTGCAGATTATCCGGATGTCGGCGGAAGACTTTACCCAAGCGATGCAGGGGGTGCGTGAATTTAACCGCCTTAAAGGCATCGACCTGAAAAGCTATCAGTGCAACACCATTTTCGTCGACCCACCGCGTAGCGGACTAGACGATGAAACCGTGAAGCTGGTGCAAGGGTATGAGCGGATCTTGTATATCTCCTGCAATCCAGAAACCTTGCGCGATAACCTGCGCGTACTGAGCCAAACCCATGAGATCCAACGTTTGGCCCTGTTTGATCAGTTCCCGTATACCCATCATATGGAAAGTGGGGTGCTGTTGGTGCGCCGTAGCGCAGCATAA
- the fabR gene encoding HTH-type transcriptional repressor FabR: protein MGVRAEQKERTRRALIDAAFSQLSVERSFSSLSLREVAREAGIAPTSFYRHFRDMDELGLTMVDESGLMLRQLMRQARQRIATGGSVVRTSVETFMEFICNSPNVFRLLLRERSGTSAAFRAAVAREIQHFIAELSEYIVQHTKMPIPFANAQAEAMVTLVFTAGADALDMDEHHRDLLEERLVLQLRMIAKGAYWYRKEQEKRAAAQ, encoded by the coding sequence ATGGGTGTTCGCGCCGAACAAAAAGAACGTACCCGCCGTGCATTGATTGATGCGGCTTTCAGCCAGCTCAGTGTCGAGCGCAGTTTTTCCAGCCTCAGTTTGCGCGAAGTGGCGCGTGAAGCCGGCATTGCGCCGACCTCGTTTTATCGCCATTTTCGTGACATGGATGAGCTGGGGCTGACCATGGTGGACGAAAGCGGTCTGATGCTGCGTCAGCTGATGCGTCAGGCGCGTCAGCGCATTGCCACCGGCGGCAGTGTGGTGCGCACTTCGGTGGAAACCTTTATGGAGTTTATCTGCAACAGCCCGAACGTCTTTCGCTTGTTATTACGAGAACGTTCCGGGACCTCGGCTGCATTTCGTGCGGCAGTGGCGCGCGAAATTCAGCACTTTATTGCCGAGCTGTCGGAATACATTGTGCAGCACACCAAGATGCCGATTCCGTTTGCCAATGCGCAGGCCGAGGCGATGGTGACCTTGGTATTTACCGCCGGCGCGGATGCGCTGGACATGGATGAGCATCACCGCGATTTGCTGGAAGAGCGTTTGGTACTGCAATTGCGCATGATCGCTAAAGGTGCATACTGGTATCGTAAGGAGCAGGAAAAGCGTGCTGCCGCACAGTAA
- the acs gene encoding acetate--CoA ligase: protein MSQVQIHPVIPEFARTALVTRADYETLYRQSVSNPDSFWREQGKILDWIRPYQQVKNTSYDSGHISIRWFEDGTLNLAANCLDRHLAERGDQTAIIWEGDNPAEDKKVTYRELHQQVCRFANALKAQGIRKGDVVTIYMPMVVEAAVAMLACARIGAIHSIVFGGFSPEALSGRIIDCGAKLVITADEGVRAGRSVPLKKNVDEALTHPDVKTVEKVIVYRRTGNPIAWHEHRDLWWDALTQQASDDCPPEEMNAEDPLFILYTSGSTGKPKGVLHTTGGYLVYAAMTFKYVFDYHHDEIYWCTADVGWVTGHSYLVYGPLANGATTLMFEGVPNYPAVNRMAQIVDKHQVNILYTAPTAIRALMAKGTAAVEGTSRQSLRLLGSVGEPINPEAWEWYSRTIGDNRCPIVDTWWQTETGGILITPLPGATDLKPGSATRPFFGVQPAIVDNMGNIQDGECEGNLVLLDAWPGQARTLYGDHDRFEQTYFSTFKGMYFTGDGARRDADGYYWITGRVDDVLNVSGHRLGTAEIESALVSHPKIAEAAVVGVPHDIKGQAIYAYITLNAGENPSTALHAEVRDWVRKEIGPIATPDVLHWTDGLPKTRSGKIMRRILRKIAAGETSNLGDTSTLADPSVVERLIEQKQALYAEAQ from the coding sequence ATGAGTCAGGTCCAGATCCATCCGGTTATTCCCGAGTTCGCCCGCACCGCACTGGTTACCCGTGCGGATTATGAGACCCTGTACCGCCAGTCCGTGAGCAATCCGGACAGTTTCTGGCGTGAGCAAGGCAAAATCCTGGACTGGATCCGTCCATACCAGCAGGTCAAAAATACCTCCTATGACTCCGGCCATATCAGCATTCGCTGGTTCGAGGATGGCACCCTGAATTTGGCCGCCAACTGTCTGGATCGGCACTTAGCCGAGCGTGGCGACCAAACCGCGATCATCTGGGAAGGCGACAACCCAGCCGAAGACAAAAAAGTCACCTATCGCGAACTGCACCAACAAGTCTGCCGCTTTGCCAACGCCCTGAAAGCACAAGGGATCCGCAAAGGCGATGTGGTCACCATTTACATGCCGATGGTCGTCGAAGCGGCAGTTGCTATGCTGGCCTGCGCCCGCATTGGCGCCATTCACTCCATCGTGTTTGGTGGATTTTCGCCAGAAGCCCTGTCAGGACGCATCATTGACTGCGGCGCGAAGCTGGTGATCACCGCTGACGAAGGCGTGCGTGCCGGTCGCAGTGTGCCGCTGAAGAAAAATGTCGATGAAGCACTGACCCATCCAGATGTCAAAACGGTGGAAAAAGTGATTGTTTACCGCCGTACAGGTAACCCCATTGCTTGGCACGAACACCGTGATTTGTGGTGGGATGCACTGACCCAACAAGCGTCCGATGACTGCCCGCCAGAAGAGATGAACGCTGAAGATCCACTGTTTATCCTCTACACCTCCGGCTCCACTGGCAAACCCAAAGGCGTACTGCACACCACCGGTGGTTACTTGGTGTATGCCGCAATGACCTTCAAATACGTCTTCGACTATCACCATGACGAGATTTACTGGTGTACCGCCGATGTGGGTTGGGTCACTGGCCACTCCTATCTGGTCTATGGCCCCTTGGCCAATGGCGCGACAACATTAATGTTTGAAGGGGTGCCCAACTACCCAGCGGTCAACCGCATGGCGCAGATTGTGGATAAACACCAAGTCAATATTCTGTACACCGCGCCAACTGCTATCCGCGCCCTGATGGCCAAAGGTACAGCCGCTGTAGAAGGCACGTCGCGTCAAAGTTTGCGTCTACTCGGCTCGGTCGGTGAGCCCATTAACCCCGAAGCGTGGGAGTGGTATTCCCGTACCATCGGCGACAACCGTTGTCCGATTGTCGATACCTGGTGGCAAACCGAAACCGGTGGCATCCTGATCACCCCATTGCCTGGAGCAACCGATCTCAAGCCCGGCTCCGCCACCCGTCCGTTTTTCGGCGTGCAACCGGCTATCGTCGATAACATGGGCAATATTCAAGATGGTGAGTGCGAAGGCAATCTGGTGCTGTTAGATGCATGGCCAGGCCAAGCCCGTACCCTGTATGGCGATCATGACCGTTTCGAACAAACCTACTTCTCCACCTTCAAAGGTATGTACTTCACCGGTGACGGTGCGCGCCGTGATGCCGATGGCTATTACTGGATCACCGGACGAGTCGATGACGTACTGAACGTTTCCGGCCACCGTTTGGGTACCGCCGAGATTGAATCGGCACTGGTCTCACATCCAAAAATTGCGGAAGCCGCAGTCGTAGGTGTGCCGCATGACATCAAAGGCCAAGCCATTTACGCCTACATCACCCTGAATGCCGGCGAAAACCCCAGCACAGCCCTGCACGCGGAAGTTCGTGATTGGGTACGCAAAGAGATTGGTCCGATTGCCACCCCAGATGTCCTGCATTGGACCGATGGGCTCCCCAAAACCCGCTCCGGCAAAATCATGCGCCGGATCTTGCGCAAAATCGCCGCCGGTGAAACCAGTAATTTGGGGGATACCTCCACACTGGCCGATCCAAGTGTTGTTGAGCGCTTAATCGAACAAAAACAGGCGCTGTACGCCGAAGCACAATAA
- a CDS encoding YijD family membrane protein: MNEQTQKKELKPLLFALLTGFCGNASVGVLFNSHVTFSLFPLIALGLSVYCLYQRYVAAPLQNETPLLSGLSFLFGVLAYSVVVRVEHPQIGSNFVPLMLCMALLFWILYKMGLINRKK, translated from the coding sequence ATGAACGAGCAAACTCAGAAGAAAGAACTGAAACCGTTGCTTTTTGCGTTACTGACCGGATTTTGCGGCAATGCGTCAGTGGGCGTTCTGTTTAACAGCCATGTGACCTTTAGCCTGTTTCCGCTGATTGCGCTGGGCTTGTCCGTGTATTGCCTGTATCAGCGTTATGTAGCGGCGCCGCTGCAAAATGAGACCCCGCTGCTGAGTGGCTTGAGCTTCCTGTTCGGCGTGCTGGCCTATTCCGTGGTGGTGCGGGTTGAGCATCCGCAGATTGGCTCGAACTTTGTCCCGCTGATGCTGTGCATGGCACTGCTGTTCTGGATTTTGTACAAGATGGGTTTGATTAACCGTAAAAAATAA
- the btuB gene encoding TonB-dependent vitamin B12 receptor: protein MNNPTLLASAIAAVLFSGATYAQTSSSSEKTTADGSPIIVITSANRFAQPVSSVLAPVEVVTQKELARWQVTTVTEALRRLPGLQIAQNGGMGQKSSVFIRGTESKHVLILIDGIRVSQAADLTGSVDFSQIPLGLVQRIEYIRGPRSSTFGADAIGGVINIITGRETDGGTLQTSFGSNRYQNYQGSVRQTLGEHTRVSLAGQFAETRGYDAVAGYPNAYSGAETDRDGFRGRFGWAALEHDFSEAMTAFARTSVTANHTDYDAGIPAPGATYYPNESRFYTRQYDAGARYHQDKYSSQLLGSYQDTDSHNFGANVQQSNERRARYNQTSLQWMNNYQVGYGQVGAGVDWYRNRIEPVQQGADVGREVDNTGVYLTTQQQVGDWTLEGAVRQDHNQDYGDNFTWQGGLGWRFIDSTQVILSYGTAFKAPTLGQLYGAGYTVGNPDLQPETSRNLELAFSGQVQALNWRVSAYRNQIDNLIDYDVNQYRNIEAATIKGIETEASFSTAAFMHTLSFDYLDPTRSDGKQLPRRAKHNFRYALDFAIANTQIDVAYNYVGKRYDDYANKRELPSYSLWDLAASYPITQSLTARGRIANLFDKKYETAYGYPAAERAYYLTLSYDF from the coding sequence ATGAATAACCCAACGTTGTTAGCCAGCGCGATTGCGGCTGTGCTGTTTTCTGGTGCGACTTACGCGCAAACTTCCTCCTCCAGCGAAAAAACCACCGCCGATGGCTCACCGATCATTGTGATCACCAGTGCCAACCGTTTTGCTCAGCCGGTGTCCTCGGTGTTGGCTCCGGTGGAAGTGGTGACGCAAAAAGAGTTGGCGCGCTGGCAAGTGACTACCGTGACCGAAGCTCTGCGTCGCCTACCTGGGCTGCAGATTGCACAAAACGGTGGCATGGGACAAAAATCCAGTGTGTTTATCCGCGGCACCGAATCCAAGCATGTGTTGATCCTGATTGATGGCATTCGCGTATCACAAGCGGCAGATCTCACCGGTTCGGTGGATTTCAGCCAGATCCCATTAGGTTTGGTACAACGCATCGAATATATTCGCGGCCCTCGCTCCTCGACCTTTGGTGCGGATGCGATTGGCGGGGTGATTAACATCATTACCGGTCGTGAAACGGATGGCGGCACGTTACAAACGAGTTTTGGCAGCAATCGCTATCAGAACTATCAAGGTAGCGTACGCCAAACCTTAGGCGAGCATACCCGCGTCTCATTGGCTGGCCAATTCGCTGAAACTCGTGGTTATGATGCGGTGGCTGGTTATCCGAATGCCTACTCTGGTGCGGAAACCGATCGCGACGGATTCCGTGGTCGTTTTGGTTGGGCCGCATTGGAGCATGATTTCTCCGAGGCGATGACCGCGTTTGCGCGTACCTCCGTTACCGCAAACCACACCGATTACGATGCGGGCATTCCAGCGCCGGGGGCTACTTACTATCCGAACGAAAGTCGCTTCTATACTCGCCAGTATGATGCTGGGGCGCGTTATCATCAGGATAAGTACTCCTCACAGCTGCTGGGTAGCTACCAAGATACGGATAGCCATAACTTTGGTGCCAACGTGCAGCAGAGCAACGAGCGTCGTGCGCGTTATAACCAGACCTCTTTGCAGTGGATGAACAACTATCAGGTTGGCTATGGTCAAGTGGGCGCAGGTGTTGATTGGTATCGCAACCGCATTGAGCCAGTACAGCAGGGCGCTGATGTCGGCCGTGAGGTGGATAATACCGGTGTGTACCTGACCACTCAGCAGCAAGTGGGGGATTGGACCCTCGAAGGTGCGGTGCGCCAAGATCACAACCAAGACTACGGTGATAACTTTACTTGGCAAGGGGGACTCGGCTGGCGCTTTATTGATAGCACCCAGGTCATTTTGTCCTATGGCACCGCGTTCAAAGCGCCAACCTTAGGGCAACTGTATGGTGCCGGTTACACCGTGGGTAACCCAGATCTGCAACCGGAAACCTCACGCAATCTGGAGCTGGCTTTTAGCGGACAGGTTCAGGCCCTCAACTGGCGTGTATCGGCCTATCGTAACCAGATCGATAACCTGATTGACTACGATGTGAATCAGTATCGAAATATTGAAGCTGCCACTATTAAAGGCATTGAAACGGAAGCCAGCTTCAGTACCGCGGCCTTCATGCATACGCTGTCGTTTGATTACCTTGACCCGACACGCTCTGATGGCAAGCAGTTGCCGCGCCGCGCTAAGCATAATTTCCGCTATGCGCTGGATTTCGCGATTGCCAATACGCAAATCGATGTGGCCTACAACTATGTTGGCAAGCGCTATGACGATTATGCCAATAAGCGTGAGTTGCCAAGCTACAGCCTGTGGGATTTGGCCGCGTCATATCCTATTACGCAAAGCCTGACCGCCCGTGGTAGAATCGCCAACCTGTTTGATAAAAAGTACGAAACTGCGTACGGTTATCCGGCGGCTGAGCGCGCCTACTATCTGACCTTGAGTTATGACTTCTGA
- a CDS encoding 3'-5' exonuclease, with translation MGLLQRLWLQHRFRHSEHAQLFAPPLPDEWVALDFETTGLNPQRAEIVAIGALRIRHNHILLSESLNLRLTPPASLQADSVVIHQLRHQDLQQGCSIEQALAQLLAFIGNRPLVGYYIRYDAHILNRYCRELYGFSLPHQQIEVSTLYHDRVFHQLPDALIDLGLDNICRHLGLPLLAKHDALNDALTAALIFLRLRYGSRISHPKV, from the coding sequence ATGGGTTTGTTACAGCGCTTGTGGTTACAACATCGGTTCCGACATAGCGAGCATGCACAACTGTTCGCACCGCCACTGCCGGATGAATGGGTTGCGCTGGATTTTGAAACCACCGGCCTCAATCCCCAGCGCGCCGAAATCGTGGCTATCGGTGCGCTGCGTATCCGGCATAACCATATTTTACTCAGCGAATCGCTGAATCTACGCCTGACGCCACCGGCCAGTTTGCAGGCCGATTCGGTGGTGATCCACCAATTGCGCCATCAAGATTTGCAGCAAGGCTGCAGTATCGAGCAAGCCTTAGCCCAGCTGCTGGCCTTTATCGGCAATCGCCCCTTGGTCGGTTATTACATTCGTTATGATGCGCATATTCTCAATCGCTACTGCCGCGAGCTGTACGGTTTTAGCTTGCCGCACCAACAAATTGAAGTCAGTACCCTGTATCACGACCGCGTCTTTCACCAATTACCGGATGCGTTGATCGATTTGGGGCTCGACAACATCTGCCGTCATCTGGGTTTACCTCTGCTGGCTAAGCACGATGCGCTGAATGATGCGCTGACCGCCGCGCTGATTTTCTTGCGCTTGCGCTATGGTAGCCGGATCTCTCATCCCAAAGTCTAA
- a CDS encoding DUF485 domain-containing protein codes for MNDNIYQKIESNPRFQELVSKRQRFAWLLSAIMLGFYLGFILLIAFEPTWLGAPISEGSSITRGIPIGMGIIIAAFVLTGIYVKRANGEFDQLNQEIIREVQS; via the coding sequence ATGAACGATAACATCTACCAGAAAATTGAAAGCAACCCACGCTTTCAGGAGTTGGTCAGCAAACGGCAACGCTTCGCCTGGTTGCTGTCAGCCATCATGCTCGGCTTTTACCTCGGCTTTATTTTACTGATCGCCTTTGAGCCAACCTGGCTTGGCGCACCGATCAGTGAAGGATCCAGTATCACTCGCGGGATCCCCATTGGCATGGGCATCATCATCGCCGCGTTCGTATTAACGGGTATTTATGTCAAACGCGCCAATGGCGAATTTGATCAACTGAATCAGGAAATTATCCGTGAGGTGCAATCATGA
- the sthA gene encoding Si-specific NAD(P)(+) transhydrogenase: protein MQTITSSCDVDVVVIGSGPAGEGAAMGLVKQGLQVAVVERHPSVGGGCTHWGTIPSKALRQAVSRIIEFNHNPLYCDNTVPLRSSFARILAHAQQVIGQQTRMRQGFYDRNHCRLFFGQASFLDPHTIQVQPTSGAPQVLRTRYVVIATGSRPYHPQGVDFNHPRIYDSDSILSLQHDPRHVIVYGAGVIGCEYASIFRGLGVKVDLINTRDRLLAFLDQEISDSLSYHFWNSGILIRHQEEFSHIEGTDDGVILHLQSGKKMKADCLLYANGRTGNTEALALENTGLSADSRGQLAVDDSYCTATEHIYAVGDVIGYPSLASAAYDQGRLVAQAIGKHPIRRKRAENIPTGIYTIPEISSVGKTEQELTAQQIPYEVGRAQFKHLARAQIAGMNVGSLKILFHRETKAILGIHCFGERASEIIHIGQAIMEQEGSANSVEYFINTTFNYPTMAEAYRVAALNGLNRLF from the coding sequence ATGCAAACAATAACTTCAAGCTGTGATGTGGATGTGGTGGTGATCGGCTCCGGCCCAGCCGGCGAAGGTGCGGCGATGGGGCTGGTCAAACAGGGCTTACAGGTGGCGGTGGTAGAGCGCCACCCCAGTGTCGGCGGTGGTTGCACCCATTGGGGGACCATCCCTTCCAAAGCACTGCGCCAAGCGGTCAGCCGGATCATCGAATTCAACCACAATCCGCTGTACTGCGACAATACCGTGCCACTACGCAGCAGTTTCGCCCGTATTCTAGCCCACGCCCAGCAGGTGATTGGCCAGCAAACACGGATGCGCCAAGGCTTTTATGATCGCAACCACTGCCGATTGTTCTTTGGACAAGCCTCGTTTCTCGATCCGCACACCATTCAGGTGCAACCGACCTCGGGCGCGCCGCAGGTGCTGCGCACCCGCTATGTGGTGATTGCCACCGGCTCCCGCCCGTACCATCCGCAAGGGGTCGACTTTAACCATCCGCGTATTTATGACAGCGATTCGATCCTTTCTTTGCAACACGATCCGCGCCACGTGATCGTGTACGGTGCTGGGGTGATCGGCTGCGAATATGCGTCAATCTTTCGTGGATTAGGGGTCAAGGTGGATTTGATCAACACCCGCGATCGTCTGCTGGCGTTTCTCGATCAGGAGATCTCCGACTCACTCTCCTACCACTTTTGGAATAGCGGCATTTTAATTCGCCACCAAGAGGAGTTTTCCCATATCGAAGGCACTGACGATGGGGTGATTCTGCACCTGCAATCAGGCAAAAAGATGAAAGCCGACTGCCTGCTGTATGCCAACGGACGCACCGGCAATACCGAAGCGCTGGCACTGGAAAATACGGGCCTCAGCGCCGATAGCCGCGGTCAGTTGGCGGTGGATGATAGCTACTGCACCGCCACCGAGCATATCTACGCGGTGGGCGATGTGATTGGCTACCCGAGCCTCGCCTCCGCCGCCTACGACCAAGGGCGCTTAGTGGCACAAGCGATTGGTAAGCATCCTATTCGGCGCAAACGGGCCGAGAACATTCCTACCGGCATCTACACCATCCCCGAAATCAGTTCGGTGGGGAAAACCGAGCAGGAGCTGACCGCGCAGCAGATCCCGTATGAGGTGGGGCGCGCCCAGTTTAAACATCTGGCTCGCGCGCAGATTGCCGGTATGAATGTCGGCAGCCTGAAAATCCTGTTTCACCGTGAGACCAAAGCGATTTTGGGCATTCACTGCTTTGGCGAGCGGGCCTCAGAGATTATCCACATCGGACAAGCGATCATGGAGCAAGAAGGTAGCGCCAACAGTGTGGAGTATTTTATCAATACCACCTTCAACTACCCGACCATGGCCGAAGCCTATCGGGTGGCGGCGCTCAATGGTTTGAACCGATTGTTTTAA
- a CDS encoding cation acetate symporter: MILRPILLLAALGLPTLSQAADAITGDVQRQPINVSAIVMFLVFVGATLMITYWASKRNRSASDYYAAGGRITGFQNGLAIAGDYMSAASFLGISALVYTSGYDGLIYSIGFLVGWPLILFLIAERLRNLGKYTFADVASYRLKQKDVRILSACGSLVVVSLYLIAQMVGAGKLIELLFGLNYHVAVILVGVLMVMYVLFGGMLATTWVQIIKAVMLLSGASFMAIMVLKHVNFDFASLFSEAIKVHPKSTAIMSPGGLVADPISAISLGLALMFGTAGLPHILMRFFTVSDAKEARKSVFYATGFIGYFYILTFIIGFGAILLVSTNPQFKDATGALIGGNNMAAIHLADAVGGSLFLGFISAVAFATILAVVAGLTLAGASAVSHDLYANVLHKGQANEAEEIKVSKLTTLVLGLVAIGLGILFEKQNIAFMVGLAFSIAASCNFPVLFLSMYWSKLTTRGAVIGGWAGLITAVTLMILGPTVWVKVLGHAEAIFPYEYPALFSMAVAFIGIFFFSITDKSRSAQEEHAKFLPQFVRSQTGIGAAKASSH; encoded by the coding sequence ATGATCCTGCGCCCAATCCTACTGCTGGCCGCGCTCGGTTTACCGACGCTCAGTCAAGCCGCCGATGCCATTACCGGCGACGTACAGCGTCAACCAATCAATGTCTCGGCCATTGTCATGTTCTTGGTGTTCGTTGGCGCAACACTGATGATCACTTACTGGGCCTCGAAACGTAACCGCTCCGCATCTGACTATTACGCCGCAGGCGGCCGGATCACCGGCTTTCAAAACGGGTTAGCCATTGCCGGCGACTACATGTCTGCCGCCTCATTTCTGGGAATTTCCGCACTGGTGTACACCTCCGGCTATGATGGCCTGATTTACTCCATCGGCTTTCTGGTTGGCTGGCCGTTGATCCTGTTCCTGATCGCCGAACGTCTGCGTAACTTGGGGAAATACACCTTTGCGGATGTGGCCTCATACCGCCTCAAGCAAAAAGACGTACGTATTTTGTCGGCCTGTGGCTCTCTGGTTGTCGTGTCGTTATACCTGATTGCCCAAATGGTAGGAGCCGGTAAGCTGATCGAGCTGTTATTCGGTCTGAACTATCACGTCGCCGTGATCTTAGTCGGCGTGTTGATGGTGATGTACGTACTGTTTGGCGGCATGCTAGCGACCACCTGGGTGCAGATTATTAAAGCGGTTATGCTGCTCTCCGGTGCTAGCTTTATGGCCATCATGGTACTCAAGCACGTAAACTTCGATTTTGCCTCTTTGTTCAGCGAAGCGATCAAAGTGCATCCAAAGAGTACCGCAATCATGAGCCCGGGCGGTCTGGTCGCCGATCCTATCTCTGCCATCTCACTGGGTCTGGCATTGATGTTTGGTACTGCCGGTTTACCGCATATTTTGATGCGTTTCTTTACCGTCAGTGATGCGAAAGAAGCACGTAAGAGCGTGTTCTACGCCACCGGTTTTATCGGTTACTTCTATATCCTGACCTTTATCATCGGTTTTGGCGCGATTTTGTTAGTCAGCACCAATCCGCAATTTAAAGATGCCACCGGCGCACTGATTGGCGGTAACAACATGGCCGCTATCCATCTGGCTGATGCCGTCGGCGGTAGCTTGTTCCTCGGCTTTATCTCCGCAGTCGCCTTTGCCACGATTCTGGCTGTGGTCGCCGGTCTGACGCTGGCCGGTGCCTCTGCGGTTTCCCATGACCTGTATGCCAACGTGCTGCATAAAGGGCAAGCGAACGAAGCTGAAGAGATCAAAGTCTCCAAACTGACCACGTTAGTACTGGGCTTAGTCGCCATTGGGCTGGGAATTTTGTTTGAAAAACAAAATATTGCCTTCATGGTAGGTCTGGCATTCTCCATCGCCGCCAGCTGTAACTTCCCAGTACTGTTCCTGTCCATGTACTGGTCAAAACTGACCACCCGTGGTGCTGTAATCGGTGGTTGGGCCGGCTTAATCACCGCTGTCACCTTAATGATCTTAGGCCCAACCGTCTGGGTAAAAGTACTCGGCCACGCCGAAGCGATTTTCCCGTACGAATATCCGGCACTGTTCTCCATGGCGGTCGCGTTTATCGGGATCTTCTTCTTCTCCATCACCGATAAATCACGCTCGGCACAAGAAGAGCATGCTAAATTCCTGCCCCAGTTTGTGCGCTCACAAACCGGTATTGGCGCAGCGAAAGCCAGCTCGCATTAA
- the murI gene encoding glutamate racemase gives MTSDEHPLIPRVLIFDSGVGGLSVYQEIRQLLPDLPYIYAFDNACFPYGEQPQELIVERVLRTVAAVHQRHPLCMAVIACNTASTISLPALRKTFSFPIVGVVPAIKPAAAATRNGVVGLLATRATVKRPYTHTLIKQFASTCDVRLLGSAELVQLAEEKMQGKEIDKERLRAVLQPWLDARPCPDVWVLACTHFPLLKAELQQLAPTGVQLIDSGQAVARRVKSLFSDELLAAAQGLPEPNRAYCTHWDDKTATLASLFARENLGQLQLLPV, from the coding sequence ATGACTTCTGATGAACATCCGCTGATCCCCCGCGTTCTGATTTTTGATTCGGGCGTCGGCGGTCTTTCCGTGTATCAGGAAATCCGGCAGTTACTGCCGGATTTACCCTATATCTATGCCTTTGATAATGCCTGTTTCCCCTATGGTGAGCAGCCGCAAGAGCTGATTGTAGAGCGCGTACTGCGCACCGTCGCTGCGGTGCATCAGCGTCATCCGCTGTGCATGGCCGTGATTGCCTGCAATACTGCCAGCACCATTAGCTTACCGGCGCTGCGTAAAACCTTCAGTTTCCCCATTGTCGGCGTCGTACCGGCCATTAAACCGGCAGCCGCTGCTACCCGTAATGGTGTGGTCGGGTTGCTGGCTACTCGGGCTACCGTCAAGCGTCCGTATACGCATACCTTAATAAAGCAGTTTGCCAGTACTTGTGATGTGCGCTTGCTTGGTTCTGCGGAGTTGGTACAGCTGGCGGAAGAGAAGATGCAGGGAAAGGAAATCGATAAAGAGCGTCTGCGCGCAGTATTGCAACCGTGGTTAGATGCCAGGCCGTGTCCGGATGTCTGGGTACTGGCGTGCACCCACTTTCCTTTATTAAAAGCCGAGCTACAGCAACTAGCGCCTACTGGTGTGCAACTGATTGATTCCGGGCAAGCAGTCGCGCGCCGGGTAAAAAGCTTGTTCAGTGATGAGTTGCTGGCTGCTGCGCAGGGGCTGCCTGAGCCTAATCGCGCCTATTGCACCCATTGGGATGATAAAACCGCGACCTTAGCCAGCTTGTTTGCCCGTGAAAATCTGGGGCAATTACAGCTACTGCCGGTATAA